A DNA window from Megalobrama amblycephala isolate DHTTF-2021 linkage group LG11, ASM1881202v1, whole genome shotgun sequence contains the following coding sequences:
- the LOC125278184 gene encoding P-selectin-like isoform X9, whose amino-acid sequence MGVCDHVPLQFFAFLVVISSALNIWRGTEGWSYHYSNSKMNWVHARQWCRQQYTDMVAIQNKEEISHLNNILPKVSGYYWIGIRKIEGRWTWVGTNKTLTKEAENWADKEPNNGGNNEDCVEIYIKREKDEGKWNDESCSKEKTALCYTASCKDDSCVSGHGECVETINNHTCSCFKGFYGERCEHVVKCKPNEATPTDHARVQCSHLNGNFSYGSQCEYSCEEGYELKGSSTTRCTSTTEWSSKPPTCELVQCPELNKPQDGVMRCNHPMGRFSYRSTCEFECEKGYMLRDSSSSTLFCGAAGHWNDSQPTCEIVKCKPEDVTPPDHASVQCSDPTDFSYGSQCEYSCEEGYELKGSSTTRCTSTTEWSSEPPTCELVQCPELIKPQDGVMRCNHPIGQFSYGSTCEFECEKGYKLRDSSSSTLFCGAAGHWNDSQPTCEILKCKPEDVTQPDHASVQCSDPTDFSYGSQCEYSCEEGYELKGSSTTRCTSTTEWSSKPPTCELVQCPELNKPQDGVMRCNHPTGQFSYRSTCEFECEKGYKLRDSSSSTLFCGAAGHWNDSQPTCEIVKCKPEDVTSPDHASVQCSDPTDFSYGSQCEYSCEEGYELKGSSTIRCTSTTEWSSEPPTCELVQCPELNKPQEGEMWCNHPMGQFSYGSTCEFECEKGYKLRDSSSSTLFCGAAGHWNDSQPTCEILKCKPEDVTQPDHASVQCSDRTDFSYGSQCEYSCEEGYELKGSSTIRCTSTTEWSSKPPTCELVQCPELNKPQEGEMWCNHPMGQFSYGSTCEFECEKGYKLRDSSSSTLFCGAAGHWNDSQPTCEILKCKPEDVTPPDHASVQCSDPTDFSYGSQCEYSCEEGYELKGSSTTRCTSTTEWSSKPPTCEFVQCPELNKPQDGEMWCNHPIGRFSYRSTCEFECEEGYKLRDSSSSTLFCEAAGHWNNSQPTCEIVKCKPEDVSHPEHASVQCSDPTDFSYGSQCEYSCEEGYELKGSSTTRCTSTTEWSSKPPTCEFVQCPELNKPQDGEMWCNHPMGQFSYGSTCEFECEEGYKLRDSSSSTLFCGAAGHWNDSQPTCESKKVLHCPALDSPVNGKLKCTSSFSYGSKCSFSCEEGFLLQGASEISCTKTAKWSQEPPHCEAVVCPQIFEPINGHMNCSSEEHTFGTICTFSCLDGHQLISNEVMCNLNGSWSGEVAVCQALPDPSASLIKATEVTLGVAGIVSSSSLFLVYWILKRLRSKANKFELNSTSDIEDPPQAYKSVESLI is encoded by the exons ATG GGCGTTTGCGACCATGTACCTTTGCAATTTTTTGCCTTTCTTGTTGTTATTTCTTCAG CACTAAACATATGGAGAGGCACTGAAGGCTGGTCATACCATTACTCCAACTCCAAAATGAACTGGGTACATGCCAGACAATGGTGCAGGCAGCAGTACACTGACATGGTGGCTATCCAGAACAAAGAGGAGATTTCTCATCTCAACAACATCCTTCCAAAAGTCAGTGGATATTACTGGATTGGCATTCGTAAAATTGAGGGCAGGTGGACCTGGGTGGGAACTAACAAGACACTTACCAAGGAAGCTGAGAACTGGGCAGATAAGGAACCCAATAACGGAGGAAATAATGAAGACTGTGtggaaatatatattaaaagagagaaagatgaaGGCAAATGGAATGATGAATCCTGCTCAAAGGAGAAGACTGCACTGTGCTACACGG CGTCCTGCAAGGATGACTCTTGTGTTAGTGGTCATGGAGAGTGTGTAGAAACCATAAACAACCATACATGCTCATGCTTTAAAGGTTTCTATGGAGAACGATGCGAACATG TTGTAAAATGCAAACCAAATGAAGCCACACCAACAGATCATGCTCGTGTCCAGTGCTCTCATCTCAATGGAAATTTCTCATATGGCTCTCAGTGTGAATACTCCTGTGAGGAAGGTTATGAACTAAAGGGCTCCAGTACAACAAGATGCACTTCTACAACGGAGTGGTCAAGCAAACCACCAACCTGTGAAC TTGTTCAATGTCCAGAGCTGAACAAACCACAGGATGGTGTAATGCGGTGTAATCATCCGATGGGCCGATTCAGCTACAGATCCACTTGTGAGTTTGAATGTGAAAAAGGATACATGCTGCGAGACTCCAGCTCCTCTACACTGTTCTGTGGAGCAGCAGGACACTGGAATGATTCACAACCCACTTGTGAAA ttgtAAAATGCAAACCGGAGGACGTCACCCCACCAGATCATGCTAGCGTCCAGTGCTCTGATCCTACTGATTTCTCATATGGCTCTCAGTGTGAATACTCCTGTGAGGAGGGTTATGAACTAAAGGGCTCCAGTACAACAAGATGCACTTCTACAACGGAGTGGTCAAGCGAACCACCAACTTGTGAAC TTGTTCAGTGTCCAGAGCTGATCAAACCACAGGATGGTGTAATGCGGTGTAATCATCCGATAGGCCAATTCAGCTACGGATCCACCTGTGAGTTTGAATGTGAAAAAGGATACAAGCTGCGAGACTCCAGCTCCTCTACACTGTTCTGCGGAGCAGCAGGACACTGGAATGATTCACAGCCCACTTGTGAAA ttttaaaaTGCAAACCGGAGGACGTCACCCAACCAGATCATGCTAGTGTCCAGTGCTCTGATCCTACTGATTTCTCATATGGCTCTCAGTGTGAATACTCCTGTGAGGAGGGTTATGAACTAAAGGGCTCCAGTACAACAAGATGCACTTCTACAACGGAGTGGTCAAGCAAACCACCAACTTGTGAAC TTGTTCAATGTCCAGAGCTGAACAAACCACAGGATGGTGTAATGCGGTGTAATCATCCGACAGGCCAATTCAGCTACAGATCCACCTGTGAGTTTGAATGTGAAAAAGGATACAAGCTGCGAGACTCCAGCTCCTCTACACTGTTCTGTGGAGCAGCAGGACACTGGAATGATTCACAGCCCACTTGTGAAA ttgtAAAATGCAAACCGGAGGACGTCACCTCACCAGATCATGCTAGCGTCCAGTGCTCTGATCCTACTGATTTCTCATATGGCTCTCAGTGTGAATACTCCTGTGAGGAGGGTTATGAACTAAAGGGCTCCAGTACAATAAGATGCACTTCTACAACGGAGTGGTCAAGCGAACCACCAACTTGTGAAC TTGTTCAATGTCCAGAGCTGAACAAACCACAGGAAGGTGAAATGTGGTGTAATCATCCAATGGGCCAATTCAGCTACGGATCCACCTGTGAGTTTGAATGTGAAAAAGGATACAAGCTGCGAGACTCCAGCTCCTCTACACTGTTCTGTGGAGCAGCAGGACACTGGAATGATTCACAGCCCACTTGTGAAA ttttaaaaTGCAAACCGGAGGACGTCACCCAACCAGATCATGCTAGTGTCCAGTGCTCTGATCGTACTGATTTCTCATATGGCTCTCAGTGTGAATACTCCTGTGAGGAGGGTTATGAACTAAAGGGCTCCAGTACAATAAGATGCACTTCTACAACGGAGTGGTCAAGCAAACCACCAACCTGTGAAC TTGTTCAATGTCCAGAGCTGAACAAACCACAGGAAGGTGAAATGTGGTGTAATCATCCAATGGGCCAATTCAGCTACGGATCCACCTGTGAGTTTGAATGTGAAAAAGGATACAAGCTGCGAGACTCCAGCTCCTCTACACTGTTCTGTGGAGCAGCAGGACACTGGAATGATTCACAGCCCACTTGTGAAA ttttaaaaTGCAAACCAGAGGACGTCACCCCACCAGATCATGCTAGCGTCCAGTGCTCTGATCCTACTGATTTCTCATATGGCTCTCAGTGTGAATACTCCTGTGAGGAGGGTTATGAACTAAAGGGCTCCAGTACAACAAGATGCACTTCTACAACGGAGTGGTCAAGCAAGCCACCAACCTGTGAAT TTGTTCAATGTCCAGAGCTGAACAAACCACAGGATGGTGAAATGTGGTGTAATCATCCGATAGGCCGATTCAGCTACAGATCCACCTGTGAGTTTGAATGTGAAGAAGGATACAAGCTGCGAGACTCCAGCTCCTCTACACTGTTCTGTGAGGCAGCGGGACACTGGAATAATTCACAACCCACTTGTGAAA ttGTAAAATGCAAACCGGAGGACGTCAGCCATCCAGAACATGCTAGTGTCCAGTGCTCTGATCCTACTGATTTCTCATATGGCTCTCAGTGTGAATACTCCTGTGAGGAGGGTTATGAACTAAAGGGCTCCAGTACAACAAGATGCACTTCTACAACGGAGTGGTCAAGCAAACCACCAACCTGTGAAT TTGTTCAATGTCCAGAGCTGAACAAACCACAGGATGGTGAAATGTGGTGTAATCATCCGATGGGCCAATTCAGCTATGGATCCACCTGTGAGTTTGAATGTGAAGAAGGATACAAGCTGCGAGACTCCAGCTCCTCTACACTGTTCTGTGGAGCAGCAGGACACTGGAATGATTCACAGCCCACTTGTGAAAGTAAGAAGG TTCTTCACTGCCCGGCCCTTGACAGTCCTGTCAATGGAAAGCTGAAATGTACTTCAAGCTTTAGTTATGGGAGCAAATGCAGCTTCAGTTGTGAAGAAGGATTCCTTCTCCAGGGGGCTTCAGAGATCAGCTGTACAAAAACTGCAAAGTGGAGTCAGGAACCACCTCACTGTGAAG CAGTGGTCTGCCCACAAATTTTTGAGCCAATCAACGGGCATATGAACTGCTCATCTGAAGAACACACCTTCGGCACCATCTGCACCTTCAGCTGTCTTGATGGCCACCAACTTATCAGTAATGAGGTGATGTGCAACCTCAATGGGAGCTGGTCAGGGGAAGTGGCAGTGTGTCAAG CACTTCCTGATCCTTCTGCATCACTTATCAAAGCGACAGAAGTGACTCTTGGAGTTGCAGGTATTGTCAGCAGCTCCAGTCTGTTCTTAGTCTACTGGATACTGAAGAGACTAAGGAGTAAAG CTAACAAGTTTGAACTGAACAG taccTCAGATATTGAGGATCCACCTCAGGCTTATAAGAGTGTTGAGAGTCTCATATAG
- the LOC125278184 gene encoding P-selectin-like isoform X10 produces the protein MGVCDHVPLQFFAFLVVISSALNIWRGTEGWSYHYSNSKMNWVHARQWCRQQYTDMVAIQNKEEISHLNNILPKVSGYYWIGIRKIEGRWTWVGTNKTLTKEAENWADKEPNNGGNNEDCVEIYIKREKDEGKWNDESCSKEKTALCYTASCKDDSCVSGHGECVETINNHTCSCFKGFYGERCEHVVKCKPNEATPTDHARVQCSHLNGNFSYGSQCEYSCEEGYELKGSSTTRCTSTTEWSSKPPTCELVQCPELNKPQDGVMRCNHPMGRFSYRSTCEFECEKGYMLRDSSSSTLFCGAAGHWNDSQPTCEIVKCKPEDVTPPDHASVQCSDPTDFSYGSQCEYSCEEGYELKGSSTTRCTSTTEWSSEPPTCELVQCPELIKPQDGVMRCNHPIGQFSYGSTCEFECEKGYKLRDSSSSTLFCGAAGHWNDSQPTCEILKCKPEDVTQPDHASVQCSDPTDFSYGSQCEYSCEEGYELKGSSTTRCTSTTEWSSKPPTCELVQCPELNKPQDGVMRCNHPTGQFSYRSTCEFECEKGYKLRDSSSSTLFCGAAGHWNDSQPTCEIVKCKPEDVTSPDHASVQCSDPTDFSYGSQCEYSCEEGYELKGSSTIRCTSTTEWSSEPPTCELVQCPELNKPQEGEMWCNHPMGQFSYGSTCEFECEKGYKLRDSSSSTLFCGAAGHWNDSQPTCEILKCKPEDVTQPDHASVQCSDRTDFSYGSQCEYSCEEGYELKGSSTIRCTSTTEWSSKPPTCELVQCPELNKPQEGEMWCNHPMGQFSYGSTCEFECEKGYKLRDSSSSTLFCGAAGHWNDSQPTCEILKCKPEDVTPPDHASVQCSDPTDFSYGSQCEYSCEEGYELKGSSTTRCTSTTEWSSKPPTCEFVQCPELNKPQDGEMWCNHPIGRFSYRSTCEFECEEGYKLRDSSSSTLFCEAAGHWNNSQPTCEIVKCKPEDVSHPEHASVQCSDPTDFSYGSQCEYSCEEGYELKGSSTTRCTSTTEWSSKPPTCEFVQCPELNKPQDGEMWCNHPMGQFSYGSTCEFECEEGYKLRDSSSSTLFCGAAGHWNDSQPTCEILHCPALDSPVNGKLKCTSSFSYGSKCSFSCEEGFLLQGASEISCTKTAKWSQEPPHCEAVVCPQIFEPINGHMNCSSEEHTFGTICTFSCLDGHQLISNEVMCNLNGSWSGEVAVCQALPDPSASLIKATEVTLGVAGIVSSSSLFLVYWILKRLRSKANKFELNSTSDIEDPPQAYKSVESLI, from the exons ATG GGCGTTTGCGACCATGTACCTTTGCAATTTTTTGCCTTTCTTGTTGTTATTTCTTCAG CACTAAACATATGGAGAGGCACTGAAGGCTGGTCATACCATTACTCCAACTCCAAAATGAACTGGGTACATGCCAGACAATGGTGCAGGCAGCAGTACACTGACATGGTGGCTATCCAGAACAAAGAGGAGATTTCTCATCTCAACAACATCCTTCCAAAAGTCAGTGGATATTACTGGATTGGCATTCGTAAAATTGAGGGCAGGTGGACCTGGGTGGGAACTAACAAGACACTTACCAAGGAAGCTGAGAACTGGGCAGATAAGGAACCCAATAACGGAGGAAATAATGAAGACTGTGtggaaatatatattaaaagagagaaagatgaaGGCAAATGGAATGATGAATCCTGCTCAAAGGAGAAGACTGCACTGTGCTACACGG CGTCCTGCAAGGATGACTCTTGTGTTAGTGGTCATGGAGAGTGTGTAGAAACCATAAACAACCATACATGCTCATGCTTTAAAGGTTTCTATGGAGAACGATGCGAACATG TTGTAAAATGCAAACCAAATGAAGCCACACCAACAGATCATGCTCGTGTCCAGTGCTCTCATCTCAATGGAAATTTCTCATATGGCTCTCAGTGTGAATACTCCTGTGAGGAAGGTTATGAACTAAAGGGCTCCAGTACAACAAGATGCACTTCTACAACGGAGTGGTCAAGCAAACCACCAACCTGTGAAC TTGTTCAATGTCCAGAGCTGAACAAACCACAGGATGGTGTAATGCGGTGTAATCATCCGATGGGCCGATTCAGCTACAGATCCACTTGTGAGTTTGAATGTGAAAAAGGATACATGCTGCGAGACTCCAGCTCCTCTACACTGTTCTGTGGAGCAGCAGGACACTGGAATGATTCACAACCCACTTGTGAAA ttgtAAAATGCAAACCGGAGGACGTCACCCCACCAGATCATGCTAGCGTCCAGTGCTCTGATCCTACTGATTTCTCATATGGCTCTCAGTGTGAATACTCCTGTGAGGAGGGTTATGAACTAAAGGGCTCCAGTACAACAAGATGCACTTCTACAACGGAGTGGTCAAGCGAACCACCAACTTGTGAAC TTGTTCAGTGTCCAGAGCTGATCAAACCACAGGATGGTGTAATGCGGTGTAATCATCCGATAGGCCAATTCAGCTACGGATCCACCTGTGAGTTTGAATGTGAAAAAGGATACAAGCTGCGAGACTCCAGCTCCTCTACACTGTTCTGCGGAGCAGCAGGACACTGGAATGATTCACAGCCCACTTGTGAAA ttttaaaaTGCAAACCGGAGGACGTCACCCAACCAGATCATGCTAGTGTCCAGTGCTCTGATCCTACTGATTTCTCATATGGCTCTCAGTGTGAATACTCCTGTGAGGAGGGTTATGAACTAAAGGGCTCCAGTACAACAAGATGCACTTCTACAACGGAGTGGTCAAGCAAACCACCAACTTGTGAAC TTGTTCAATGTCCAGAGCTGAACAAACCACAGGATGGTGTAATGCGGTGTAATCATCCGACAGGCCAATTCAGCTACAGATCCACCTGTGAGTTTGAATGTGAAAAAGGATACAAGCTGCGAGACTCCAGCTCCTCTACACTGTTCTGTGGAGCAGCAGGACACTGGAATGATTCACAGCCCACTTGTGAAA ttgtAAAATGCAAACCGGAGGACGTCACCTCACCAGATCATGCTAGCGTCCAGTGCTCTGATCCTACTGATTTCTCATATGGCTCTCAGTGTGAATACTCCTGTGAGGAGGGTTATGAACTAAAGGGCTCCAGTACAATAAGATGCACTTCTACAACGGAGTGGTCAAGCGAACCACCAACTTGTGAAC TTGTTCAATGTCCAGAGCTGAACAAACCACAGGAAGGTGAAATGTGGTGTAATCATCCAATGGGCCAATTCAGCTACGGATCCACCTGTGAGTTTGAATGTGAAAAAGGATACAAGCTGCGAGACTCCAGCTCCTCTACACTGTTCTGTGGAGCAGCAGGACACTGGAATGATTCACAGCCCACTTGTGAAA ttttaaaaTGCAAACCGGAGGACGTCACCCAACCAGATCATGCTAGTGTCCAGTGCTCTGATCGTACTGATTTCTCATATGGCTCTCAGTGTGAATACTCCTGTGAGGAGGGTTATGAACTAAAGGGCTCCAGTACAATAAGATGCACTTCTACAACGGAGTGGTCAAGCAAACCACCAACCTGTGAAC TTGTTCAATGTCCAGAGCTGAACAAACCACAGGAAGGTGAAATGTGGTGTAATCATCCAATGGGCCAATTCAGCTACGGATCCACCTGTGAGTTTGAATGTGAAAAAGGATACAAGCTGCGAGACTCCAGCTCCTCTACACTGTTCTGTGGAGCAGCAGGACACTGGAATGATTCACAGCCCACTTGTGAAA ttttaaaaTGCAAACCAGAGGACGTCACCCCACCAGATCATGCTAGCGTCCAGTGCTCTGATCCTACTGATTTCTCATATGGCTCTCAGTGTGAATACTCCTGTGAGGAGGGTTATGAACTAAAGGGCTCCAGTACAACAAGATGCACTTCTACAACGGAGTGGTCAAGCAAGCCACCAACCTGTGAAT TTGTTCAATGTCCAGAGCTGAACAAACCACAGGATGGTGAAATGTGGTGTAATCATCCGATAGGCCGATTCAGCTACAGATCCACCTGTGAGTTTGAATGTGAAGAAGGATACAAGCTGCGAGACTCCAGCTCCTCTACACTGTTCTGTGAGGCAGCGGGACACTGGAATAATTCACAACCCACTTGTGAAA ttGTAAAATGCAAACCGGAGGACGTCAGCCATCCAGAACATGCTAGTGTCCAGTGCTCTGATCCTACTGATTTCTCATATGGCTCTCAGTGTGAATACTCCTGTGAGGAGGGTTATGAACTAAAGGGCTCCAGTACAACAAGATGCACTTCTACAACGGAGTGGTCAAGCAAACCACCAACCTGTGAAT TTGTTCAATGTCCAGAGCTGAACAAACCACAGGATGGTGAAATGTGGTGTAATCATCCGATGGGCCAATTCAGCTATGGATCCACCTGTGAGTTTGAATGTGAAGAAGGATACAAGCTGCGAGACTCCAGCTCCTCTACACTGTTCTGTGGAGCAGCAGGACACTGGAATGATTCACAGCCCACTTGTGAAA TTCTTCACTGCCCGGCCCTTGACAGTCCTGTCAATGGAAAGCTGAAATGTACTTCAAGCTTTAGTTATGGGAGCAAATGCAGCTTCAGTTGTGAAGAAGGATTCCTTCTCCAGGGGGCTTCAGAGATCAGCTGTACAAAAACTGCAAAGTGGAGTCAGGAACCACCTCACTGTGAAG CAGTGGTCTGCCCACAAATTTTTGAGCCAATCAACGGGCATATGAACTGCTCATCTGAAGAACACACCTTCGGCACCATCTGCACCTTCAGCTGTCTTGATGGCCACCAACTTATCAGTAATGAGGTGATGTGCAACCTCAATGGGAGCTGGTCAGGGGAAGTGGCAGTGTGTCAAG CACTTCCTGATCCTTCTGCATCACTTATCAAAGCGACAGAAGTGACTCTTGGAGTTGCAGGTATTGTCAGCAGCTCCAGTCTGTTCTTAGTCTACTGGATACTGAAGAGACTAAGGAGTAAAG CTAACAAGTTTGAACTGAACAG taccTCAGATATTGAGGATCCACCTCAGGCTTATAAGAGTGTTGAGAGTCTCATATAG
- the LOC125278192 gene encoding zona pellucida sperm-binding protein 3-like has protein sequence MGIRQCVLGLLVLVAFDHVYGARPRARVFQPRVLTQKPQSVDSQLSEQLKPIQAPHGVQSQRPQLAPLTPNVALSSIQSKQEFQAPVSKLTWKFPVAPEEPAQPNFNFELQQPKPYAANSIAVQCWEDAVHVEVKQDFFGTGQLLEPSLLSLGGCGVVDIDAAAGVLVFHSPLQECGGELVATEDELVYIFTLDYKPAALQSTPIVRSSGVTVSVECHYPRRQNVSSSDLQPSWIPYTSTKVAEDILVFSLKLMTDDWMLERPLNVFFLGDILHIQASVKQYNHVPLRIFVDHCVATTGPDVNSAPTYSFIENHGCFTDAKYTGSSSNFLPRVQDDKIQFKLEAFRFQQESSGAIYITCLLRASAASSQIDEDHKACSFGTNGWVSSDGSDQVCGCCDESCGLRTDGVLSDVLGVQWEGKAQVGPLQVWDNQHQAKSV, from the exons ATGGGAATTAGGCAATGTGTACTTGGGCTTTTAGTGCTGGTTGCATTTGATCATGTGTATGGTGCCAGACCAAGAGCTAGGGTGTTTCAACCACGGGTGCTGACGCAAAAACCTCAAAGTGTTGATTCTCAACTTAGTGAACAGTTGAAGCCAATCCAAGCCCCTCATGGAGTTCAATCTCAGAGGCCCCAACTGGCCCCACTGACTCCAAATGTAGCACTTTCAAGTATTCAGTCTAAACAAGAATTCCAGGCCCCAGTCAGCAAGCTGACCTGGAAGTTTCCAGTAGCCCCAGAAGAGCCAGCACAGCCAAACTTTAATTTTGAGTTGCAGCAGCCTAAACCGTATGCTGCCAACAGCATAGCAGTCCAGTGTTGGGAAGATGCGGTGCACGTGGAAGTGAAGCAAGACTTCTTTGGTACTGGCCAGCTCCTTGAGCCCTCTCTTCTGTCTCTAGGGGGATGTGGTGTTGTGGACATAGATGCAGCTGCCGGAGTCCTCGTTTTTCATTCACCGCTTCAGGAGTGTGGTGGCGAGCTTGTG GCGACTGAGGATGAGCTTGTGTACATCTTTACTCTTGATTATAAACCAGCAGCATTACAGAGCACTCCAATTGTAAGGTCCAGTGGAGTTACAGTTAGCGTTGAATGCCACTACCCCAG GAGACAGAATGTGAGCAGTAGTGACTTGCAGCCAAGTTGGATCCCATACACATCCACCAAGGTTGCAGAGGACATTCTTGTCTTCTCATTGAAGCTTATGACTG ATGACTGGATGTTGGAGAGGCCTTTGAATGTTTTCTTCCTGGGTGACATCTTGCATATTCAGGCATCTGTGAAGCAGTACAACCATGTTCCCCTTCGTATATTTGTGGATCACTGTGTGGCCACTACAGGCCCTGATGTGAACTCTGCTCCTACGTATTCTTTTATTGAAAATCATGG TTGCTTTACTGATGCAAAGTATACAGGATCCAGCTCCAACTTTCTACCCCGGGTGCAAGATGACAAAATACAATTCAAGTTGGAGGCCTTCAGATTCCAGCAGGAAAGCAGTGGTGCT ATTTACATCACCTGTCTTCTAAGAGCAAGTGCTGCTTCATCCCAGATTGACGAGGATCATAAGGCTTGTTCATTTGGAACAAATGG atgggTCTCTTCTGATGGAAGTGATCAGGTGTGTGGCTGTTGTGACGAAAGCTGTGGATTGAGGACGGATGGTGTGTTATCCGACGTTTTAG GTGTCCAGTGGGAGGGAAAAGCCCAAGTTGGTCCCCTTCAGGTCTGGGACAACCAGCATCAAgcaaaaagtgtttaa
- the si:dkey-51e6.1 gene encoding 14 kDa phosphohistidine phosphatase, with protein sequence MADALSKVPDVDIDPEGKFKYILVNIKVKGGTEHKVIVRGTKTAEYHNHIFEKVNPAMEALGLECNCLGGGKIEHNNTEKKLRVFGESTGYGKADHAVTVEKLKSVFKDYEITME encoded by the exons ATGGCAGACGCTCTGAGCAAAGTGCCCGATGTCGACATTGATCCAGAGGGAAAGTTTAAATACATATTAGTGAACATAAAGGTTAAAGGTGGAACTGAACATAAAGTGATAGTGAGGGGAACTAAAACCGCGGAGTACCACA ATcacatatttgaaaaagtaaatcCTGCTATGGAGGCCTTGGGACTGGAGTGTAATTGTCTTGGAGGCGGCAAAATTGAGCACAACAACACAGAAAAGAAACTCAGGGTGTTTGGAGAATCTACG GGATATGGGAAAGCTGACCATGCTGTTACAGTGGAAAAGCTAAAATCTGTCTTCAAAGACTATGAAATCACTATGGAATAA